The following are encoded in a window of Phragmites australis chromosome 22, lpPhrAust1.1, whole genome shotgun sequence genomic DNA:
- the LOC133904805 gene encoding protein FAR1-RELATED SEQUENCE 5-like isoform X5, translated as MEGTSIAIEIDGEAICLDSVGDNEHEAQENGEMQQIIYNAGGGEQVAFDSQEQGREEDPAGNEEEDRENNSIIPSREELTEELRNKVAYSEEEAYRLYCDYGHRMGFSVRKGKQYYFTGTKTIRTKDYYCSKEGMKDDEQLTEANFNKPETRTNCKAMVRFRVDSEGQWRVIQIIPEHNHELVRPEEVHLLRSVRTLSVPKPGALNAMVNAEIQAMHDSLHINEDGTECHSQLSIRSYTLLEPEDSEALVGYFKRRTNEQGMFYWDVEVDQEGRMTNFFWRDGRSRLDYDSFGDVVIFDTAYRTSKYNMICAPFVGVNHHWQNVMFGCAFLLDESSTSYEWLFKSFLESMGGRPPKTIFTDQNESISKAIEDVLPGTRHCLCQWYIEKNLQSHLGTINASGTFHSMLSKCMKECESEAEFNEAWAMMHHEYNMQEHQWLTDLYQQRHKWCTALHKDAFDGGIESLDRSESSNNVLRSISDISTSLATFILEFDKIVGSWRKNESLEDIRCNQTAPECTVKHSRILQQAAEVYTHNVYKSLETDFLDGCGATSYQEVQCSEALYRFEFILQRSGPKVWIVFLNTSTMDLSCSCKKFETMGILCSHALNALGLKNIDRIPERYILKRWTKYVRKGTYPFPVDEFAEQDRTKAEFAYRNRAMWFVYDLLMKSKSHHNTRKLILDVLENGEKSLGNVCELKRLHIHPSGKEKDGSRVEKRKKKSIKPEKHSRNVKQVVLPQPADLVFVDPPNQDQYYAAEDIASNSSIGRPFFYQGYPTTGVSASQIQGHTNMQSVPQCASQYTVKCQYNPSVCTLR; from the exons ATGGAGGGTACTAGCATTGCTATCGAGATTGATGGGGAGGCCATCTGTCTGGACAGTGTCGGAGATAATGAGCATGAAGCTCAGGAGAATGGCGAGATGCAGCAAATAATTTACAATGCTGGAGGTGGGGAGCAAGTGGCCTTTGACAGCCAAGAACAGGGAAGGGAGGAAGATCCTGCGGGAAATGAAGAAGAGGACAGGGAAAATAATTCTATAATTCCAAGCCGTGAGGAGTTGACTGAAGAATTGCGGAATAAAGTTGCATATAGTGAGGAGGAAGCTTATAGGCTGTACTGCGACTACGGGCACCGTATGGGCTTTAGTGTCCGGAAAGGAAAGCAGTACTACTTTACAGGGACCAAAACTATCCGTACAAAAGATTATTACTGCTCAAAGGAAGGTATGAAGGATGACGAGCAGCTTACGGAGGCAAACTTTAATAAGCCGGAGACCAGAACTAATTGCAAAGCGATGGTCCGTTTTAGAGTTGATTCTGAAGGTCAGTGGCGAGTTATTCAGATAATTCCTGAACACAATCATGAGTTGGTTCGGCCTGAAGAGGTGCACTTACTGAGATCAGTGAGGACTCTTTCAGTTCCAAAACCTGGTGCGCTGAATGCCATGGTGAATGCTGAAATCCAAGCAATGCATGACAGTTTGCATATAAATGAAGATGGTACAGAATGTCACAGTCAGCTTAGCATCCGTAGTTACACACTGCTTGAACCAGAGGACTCTGAGGCCCTTGTTGGCTATTTCAAGCGCAGAACAAATGAACAAGGTATGTTCTATTGGGATGTCGAAGTAGATCAAGAAGGCCGAATGACTAATTTCTTTTGGAGGGATGGGAGAAGCCGGCTCGACTATGACAGTTTCGGagatgttgtgatatttgatacAGCATATCGTACCAGCAAGTATAATATGATATGTGCCCCATTTGTTGGCGTGAATCACCACTGGCAAAATGTCATGTTTGGCTGTGCGTTTTTGTTGGATGAATCCTCAACATCTTATGAATGGTTATTTAAGTCATTCTTGGAGTCAATGGGTGGTCGTCCTCCTAAAACAATCTTTACTGATCAGAATGAATCTATCTCCAAGGCAATTGAAGATGTTCTTCCTGGGACACGTCATTGTCTTTGTCAATGGTACATCGAAAAGAACCTGCAGTCGCATTTAGGTACTATCAATGCTTCTGGAACATTTCATAGCATGCTTTCAAAGTGCATGAAAGAATGTGAGTCCGAAGCAGAGTTCAATGAAGCATGGGCAATGATGCATCATGAATATAATATGCAGGAACACCAGTGGCTCACTGATCTGTATCAGCAGAGGCATAAATGGTGCACAGCTCTTCATAAGGATGCATTTGATGGTGGGATTGAATCGTTGGATAGGAGTGAAAGTTCAAACAATGTTTTGAGAAGCATTAGTGATATATCAACTTCACTTGCCACTTTTATTCTTGAGTTTGATAAAATCGTAGGGAGTTGGCGTAAAAATGAATCTTTAGAGGACATTCGGTGCAATCAGACTGCTCCAGAGTGTACAGTTAAGCATAGTAGAATTTTGCAGCAGGCCGCTGAAGTTTACACACATAATGTCTATAAGTCTCTTGAAACAGATTTTCTAGATGGATGTGGTGCAACTTCGTACCAGGAAGTTCAATGTAGTGAAGCATTGTATAGGTTTgagttcattttgcaaagaagTGGTCCAAAAGTTTGGATAGTTTTCCTTAACACATCTACCATGGACTTGAGCTGTAGTTGTAAAAAATTTGAGACCATGGGCATACTTTGTTCACATGCTCTAAACGCACTTGGTCTCAAGAATATCGATAGGATTCCTGAAAGGTATATTTTAAAGCGATGGACTAAATATGTTAGAAAAGGAACATATCCATTTCCAGTTGACGAGTTCGCAGAACAAGATCGCACAAAAGCTGAGTTTGCATATCGTAACAGAGCTATGTGGTTTGTGTATGATCTGCTGATGAAGAGCAAAAGTCATCATAATACAAGAAAACTTATTCTGGATGTGCTTGAAAATGGAGAAAAATCACTGGGAAATGTATGTGAACTTAAAAGATTGCATATACATCCCTCGGGAAAAGAGAAAGATGGAAGTAGGGttgaaaagagaaagaaaaaatcaATTAAGCCAGAGAAACATTCAA gaaaTGTAAAACAAGTGGTTTTGCCCCAGCCAGCTGACCTGGTTTTTGTCGATCCACCAAATCAAGATCAATATTATGCAGCAGAAGATATTGCATCAAACTCATCTATTGGTAGACCTTTCTTCTACCAG GGATATCCTACTACTGGTGTTTCAGCAAGTCAGATTCAGGGGCATACAAATATGCAATCTGTGCCCCAGTGTGCATCACAG TATACTGTCAAGTGTCAATACAACCCATCTGTCTGCACTTTGCGATGA